The Listeria cossartiae subsp. cossartiae genome includes the window GGCCTGATTACGCTATTGACTGTTACCGAAAAACAGTTTGCACGTATGGTATATTTAAGTGGTGAACAGAATAAAAGTGTAGGTAATTCAGATGCCAGACTCATTTTCTTAGGAGATGCTATCGATGAATTTTAATTTTAAACTACTTGATGAGCCTATAACAATTGAGGATTCGACCATATTTGTGATAGAAGATGTACGTGTTTTTGCAAATGTTGCAAAGTTGTTCTATCAATATGATGAAACAGAGGAATTAAAAGTTTTCAACGCGAAACAGCAGCCCTTAAAAAGTAGTGAATTGATGTTGGTTACAGATATATTAGGCCACGATATCAATTCTGCTGCAACGTTAAAATTAATTTATGCTGATTTAGAGCAGCAACTTAATGAAAAGCCCGAAGTAAAATCAATGATTGATAAGTTAACTGCGACAATTAGCGAGTTAATAGGTTACGAGCTATTGGAGCATGAACTAGATTTAGAAGAAGATGAAATCACGGTTATTGAATTATTTAAAGCTTTAGGAATAAAAATAGAAACTAAAAGTGATACAATTTTTGAGAAATTAATTGAAATTGTACAAGTCTATAAATATTTATCAAAGAAAAAATTGTTAGTTTTTATTAATGTATGTGCTTATCTTACAAAGGAAGAGTTGGTAGAATTAAGACGGTATATTTCTTTGTATCAAGTGAAAGTTTTGTTTATTGAACCTAGAAAAACAGACGGCTTTTCGCAGGTTATTCTGGATTCGGATTATTTTCTGCATGTGGAAAATGGTGTTTAAGGACCGGACGTTCTTTGAAAATAAAATATAGTTTAATTAATTTATTAAAGCAGCATTCAAAATTGAAATCTTGCTATGGATAAGTAGCGCGATTACGGAATCTTGGAGGATAAAAAATTCTACGAGGTTTTAGAGCTATGTTATTTTGAATGCTAACAAAACACGTCCCTCGTCGATAGCTTTAACCATGCGGTTTTAGAGCTATGTTATTTTGAATGCTAACAAAACTCATCACTTATGTTTTTGTAAGAAATGAACGTTTTAGAGCTATGTTATTTTGAATGCTAACAAAACTTAAAAATTCGATTTGAAGTGCCTGTTGAGGTTTTAGAGCTATGTTATTTTGAATGCTAACAAAACTGAAATATTACATGCAATCTTTTATGAATCGTTTTAGAGCTATGTTATTTTGAATGCTAACAAAACGCCCATCTAGGCTTAAACGCCCCTCGTCAAGTTTTAGAGCTATGTTATTTTGAATGCTAACAAAACTTAAGTATCGGTTGTATGACACAACTAATTGTTTTAGAGCTATGTTATTTTGAATGCTAACAAAACCCGTAATTAACGAGGGCGACCCTGCTGCCTGTTTTAGAGCTATGTTATTTTGAATGCTAACAAAACATTCTAGGAAGTCTACCAGAGACGAGAAAAGTTTTAGAGCTATGTTATTTTGAATGCTAACAAAACTGGAAATAGATTATTTAAAACGCTTCTTTCGTTTTAGAGCTATGTTATTTTGAATGCTAACAAAACTCATTCTCCTTCACGTGTTGCGGTTGAGCTGTTTTAGAGCTATGTTATTTTGAATGCTAACAAAACCTCCTTTAATTAATCTCCCTCGATAAGTATGTTTTAGAGCTATGTTATTTTGAATGCTAACAAAACGTTAATAAAAGTTTTTAAATATGACGATAAGTTTTAGAGCTATGTTATTTTGAATGCTAACAAAACTTTCATCATTTGAACTTATCCAGTCTAATAGTTTTAGAGCTATGTTATTTTGAATGCTAACAAAACCTGGCTATACAATCTTAAAAAGAGCGAAGAGTTTTAGAGCTATGTTATTTTGAATGCTAACAAAACCGGCACGTCAAAACGGTTGGAAAGTGATCAGTTTTAGAGCTATGTTATTTTGAATGCTAACAAAACAAAAAAGTTGGTGCTGTGGCGCATGTTCCTGTTTTAGAGCTATGTTATTTTGAATGCTAACAAAACCTGATGATATGCCTTGGCCACGTTCAAATGGTTTTAGAGCTATGTTATTTTGAATGCTAACAAAACTTGACTAATGCGCTTCTTGAAATTGTGTCCGTTTTAGAGCTATGTTATTTTGAATGCTAACAAAACTCCATTTGCTTCGATTTTTTTCCGGATTAAGTTTTAGAGCTATGTTATTTTGAATGCTAACAAAACTAAAAACAGCCATTCGCAACTAATTGAGCAGTTTTAGAGCTATGTTATTTTGAATGCTAACAAAACTCTCCGCCGCCATTTCGGTGTAGCAGGTGCGTTTTAGAGCTATGTTATTTTGAATACAAATGTCTAAGAAACAAATGTTTTCATAAAACAGTTCTTAGTAGATTTTAAAAATGACTACAAAAGTTTAAAAAGGAGACCACCACATTGAAAAAGTCCTCAATCATTTTTATTTTTTGCGCACTCCTCCTAACAGCATGCTCAACCACCCAAAAACAAACACAAACCACCGAAGCGACAGGCACGATAGAACAAGTAGAAACAGGATCAATTTTAATCAAAGACTTCAAAGAAAAAAACGACGAAACGAACCCAGAATCCAGCATACGTTTCCAAATCGCCAACAAATACTACGACGAAACAGGAAACAAAATAAAACTAACCGAACTAAACAAAAATGACAATGTAAAAATCATTTTAACAAAAAACTTCCCAATCCAAGAAACCTTTCCAGCCCAAATAGACTCAAAATACGTCCAAAAAATCATCCTACTAAATAAATAAAACTCTCTCACCCGCAGAGAGTTTTTTCGTTCCTCAAAAAAATAAAACTAAAACCCTTGCCTTGGTGTGAACTCCAAGGTTTATAATTCTATATGTAAAGAACGAAACGAGGTGATGGATGATGAATATCAAGCAAGCGGCCGATATGTTTGGACTTACGGTAGATGCGTTGCGGTACTATGAGCGGGTTGGTGTTATTCCGCCAGTCCATCGTAACGAAAGTGGTTACCGGGATTACAAAACAAGTGATTTGAACTGGGTTTATCTCGTGAAAAAATTGCGGAATGCGGGATTGTCGGTGGAATCTTTAATTGAGTTTGCCACACTTGCCCAACTTAGAGAAACGCAAAATGTCGAAGCGGCGCAGAAACAAGTTTTGATTGACCAACTAAAAGAATTAGACGAAAAATTAACCGAGATGAAGCAGGTCAGAGATTTAC containing:
- the csn2 gene encoding type II-A CRISPR-associated protein Csn2 yields the protein MNFNFKLLDEPITIEDSTIFVIEDVRVFANVAKLFYQYDETEELKVFNAKQQPLKSSELMLVTDILGHDINSAATLKLIYADLEQQLNEKPEVKSMIDKLTATISELIGYELLEHELDLEEDEITVIELFKALGIKIETKSDTIFEKLIEIVQVYKYLSKKKLLVFINVCAYLTKEELVELRRYISLYQVKVLFIEPRKTDGFSQVILDSDYFLHVENGV
- a CDS encoding MerR family transcriptional regulator, translated to MNIKQAADMFGLTVDALRYYERVGVIPPVHRNESGYRDYKTSDLNWVYLVKKLRNAGLSVESLIEFATLAQLRETQNVEAAQKQVLIDQLKELDEKLTEMKQVRDLLVYKIDTYDSHIAQFKTGELTADNVEKLWERDKF